In Spiroplasma clarkii, the DNA window AACCCAAATTGTTCTAAAAAAGCGCGATAAAAAATGTTTTTGTAACTTGCTTCTTGTTCCTCATTATCTCAAATACAATGAGGGATAACAAATAAATCAGGAATATCTGCTTCTTTGCGACCATTATAAAAAGCACTAGTTTTCATTAGACCAGCGATTTTTTTTCACCTACGATCAGAAATATATGCTTCACCATGAGTTTCTAAATTCATTTTTTTTCTAAAGTAATGAATAAAGTCAAGACATTTACGAGATAGACCAACTTCTTTTGATTGACGCTTTCAAGCTTCTAATTCTGCTACTGAAATTTGAAGGGTTGGATCAACATCAACATCAAGTGATGATTCCCCATCAAGTAAGTCTTCAAAGTTCTTTTTATCATGCAAACCTTCTGCAATGTAACGAATAATAAAGCGGTCAAATAAGGCTTCAAGACCTTCACCTTCTGCAGGTAACTCATTTGAAGCAGAAATTAATAATTTTAAAGGAACTTTAACATCTGTTCCACCATTTCTAAAGATTTTTTCATTAATAATTGTTAGCAAGGTATTTTGGATACTTGGTCCTGCTTTTCAAATTTCATCTAAAAACCCAATGTTAGCAGCTGGTAAGTAACCATCAACAACCCTGACATATTTACCTTCTTTTAATAGTCTTAAGTCAATTGGTCCATAAATTTCTTCAGGTGTTGAAAATTTTGACATTAAATACTCAAAATTGGTTCCATTTTTAATAGCAAATTTCATCCTTCTTGAAATCAAAGACTTGGCAATTCCGGGTTTACCAAGCAAAAAAATTGATTCTTCACCAAGTAGAGCTAGCATTGCCAACCTAAAGATTGTTTCTTTTTCATAAACTTGGTAGGAAATTGCTTCAATAATTTTTTTAATTCTTTCTGTTATGTCCATTTTTTATACCTCTGCTTTTCAATATTATGATTATAAATCAATATCTTAATTTTAACAAAAAAATAATGGTATTTTTAACCATTATTATTTACATCTCTTAACCCTTCTTTTTCTTAGGCACTAACATAATAACTGAAACTGTAATTCCAACCACAGCAGCTACTGAAACTAAAACTATAACAAAGATGAAGAAACTTGATAATAGTCCATTACTTGGATTATTTCTAGCAATTCCAAACATCTTCCCTTCATATTTAGAACTTAATGTTGATGCTTGTGAATTATCTTCAGGTCTAAGGACATTACGTTTTCCACCAAAACCATCTAGAACATGTCCAAATTCATGAATAATTACTGCAAATTTTTCAGGACTTGATCAAAAACCAAGTTGATATTGGGTGTTAAATTCTTTTAACAATAAAGCTTTACCCAAAATTACAACATAAGATTCATAAGTTGATGAATTATTACTTAAATATGAGGTTGATGTAACCCCTAAAGTACTAGAATCATGACCAACTAGACTATCATCTTCAGCAAAAATTAAAGCACTACACATTCTTTTAAACCATATCTCATTGTTTGCAAATGTATATAAATAATTAAACATTCTTAATGTTGACTCTCTTAATTTTTCAGTTGTAGCTTCAGTTCATTTTTCAGTATCACTATTTGTTGAATAATTAAGATATTCGGCTTCAATTGCTTGAAAACTATTTGAAAGTCAAATTTGACTTACCCCTGTAACATCTTTAGTATTTTCAGAGAAAAAATTATCCAATGTTGCAAAATCTGCAAAGTGATTTGAATTAGCATCTTGAAATAATTGCAAACTATCATCTGAGGCTTTTGTATATGAATCATTAATTCATGTTTCTAAGAAAGGGTAATCAGTTCTCAATCAAAGAGATATCTCGAAACTATTTCTTGAAAAATATTGCTCAAAAAAAGAAACAAAATAAGAACTAGTATTTCTTAAATCAAACAGATTATTGCTATACCCTAACTCAACTGCTCCAGTTGTTGGGGGTTGTTGTAAATTTAAATTGTACTTTGGAGCATCAGCAGCAGCAAATTTACTTTCAACATAAGCTTGAATTGCTTCACCTCGCACCCCAAAGTTACCTCCATTAGACATTAACCCTGGAAGAATTTCAACAAAAAAGTAATTCAACAATTCTCAACTCTTATTTTTTTGTGCATCTGGAGTTAACATTCATTTAATAAATGACTCTGCAAAAAACTCTTGTTTTTTTGAAGAACCATAAAGACTAATGTTAATTGTTGAAGCAATTAATGATTGCACAAAGACATCTACAGTTGATGGAGAATAGTTATCCAAATCTGCATAAATAGCAGCAATATCTGCATCGCCGTTAATTACTGAGTTGACCAAATAATATTTTAAAACAGCTCCATAATACATCAATTCAGTATTATCTGCATCCAATAACTCCTTGTAACCTTCATTAGTAGCATAAGCTGTTTGGTATGAATCAGTAGTATAAGTTTTTGCCTGAGATTCAGAATAAGTCATTGGTACTAGATTAATTGATCCTCCAATTATTGCTCCAATACCTAGCACTTTTAATATTTTTTTAAACAAAATTTTCACTCCTCTAATGATTGTGAAACATCTAAAACTCAGCAAATAAAATTTACTTAATCGTAAATTTTTTTTCAAAATAATTTATTTTTTAATAGTTTTACTTTCAACAATCATTTTTACTTTTTAATTATTTACAAATCAGATTCCCATCTAATCTGCTTAAATTTTATCATACAATTTATAAAAATTATAAATAGTTTTTTTGGTTAATTTATTC includes these proteins:
- a CDS encoding AAA family ATPase, which translates into the protein MDITERIKKIIEAISYQVYEKETIFRLAMLALLGEESIFLLGKPGIAKSLISRRMKFAIKNGTNFEYLMSKFSTPEEIYGPIDLRLLKEGKYVRVVDGYLPAANIGFLDEIWKAGPSIQNTLLTIINEKIFRNGGTDVKVPLKLLISASNELPAEGEGLEALFDRFIIRYIAEGLHDKKNFEDLLDGESSLDVDVDPTLQISVAELEAWKRQSKEVGLSRKCLDFIHYFRKKMNLETHGEAYISDRRWKKIAGLMKTSAFYNGRKEADIPDLFVIPHCIWDNEEQEASYKNIFYRAFLEQFGLEFRNEKNNLLNDLDSLNAQISQIEAQYLRLTPYTDIFRGHLNGVYYLVDFKDGGENYKFCFISAQDWNRVKALPSEEFEVDLHFGPTQNKYLGSQKFRIRANKADQILLINENKRYQIQSDNPGEYNNQMSSLTQKVEELEQQVKEVSKKMLKEYKKYTNMNCVFFEDIYNEKIGEAFDSVPKGKQTPQIEQNTQMDQAPAMSRANSELEAAPAPGFDDDFIF